A stretch of Sulfitobacter sp. THAF37 DNA encodes these proteins:
- a CDS encoding peptidoglycan -binding protein, whose product MALSRRTGSRFQGSIWPGFVDAMTGLLLVLMFVLTIFMVVQFVLTERITGQESELDQLSGEIAALAQALGVEERSNAQLEARLGALNATLNDAQDQISQQTALIASLTSERDSQAEALDAARTRISSFEAQVAALISARDDALGQVATLEQSEAALQERQAELLSEQEALNLALASAREEVDAQAEAARLAASRREALDALVADLRARNAEAEGEVDDLTQQVAEAEAALSEEEAARLAEAAAADLLRDRLENADAELTAMTLALEEQRRKAEDTLTLLAAARAAEKDLDARLSRTLLQLEEAETQAAEGSQAQQTAAELRAEIDALQARMDDTTETLTQERDDLRDQLAQAVAAKLAAETLAEDTTTEAEKRAALLATAQSALAEEKSTSAKAQRETELLNQQVAALRQQLGNLQALLDDAVARDAAQAVELQSLGSELNTALARVAAEQRRRAELEAAERARLEAQTQDLEQYRSEFFGRLRDLLGAQEGVRIEGDRFVFSSEVLFPPGGAILSPDGEREIAKVAGILRAIADDIPPEIDWVIRVDGHTDNVPLSGLGEFADNWELSQARALSVVKYMINAQGIAPDRLAANGFGQYQPVATGDSEDARAQNRRIELKFTEK is encoded by the coding sequence ATGGCATTGTCCCGACGGACAGGCTCACGTTTTCAGGGGTCGATCTGGCCCGGTTTCGTGGATGCGATGACCGGTCTCTTGCTGGTGCTGATGTTCGTCCTGACCATTTTCATGGTCGTGCAATTCGTTCTGACGGAACGGATCACCGGACAGGAAAGCGAGCTTGACCAGCTGTCCGGGGAAATCGCCGCGCTGGCCCAGGCGCTGGGGGTGGAGGAACGGTCGAACGCGCAGCTTGAGGCGCGGCTGGGGGCGCTGAACGCCACGCTGAACGACGCGCAGGACCAGATCAGCCAGCAGACCGCGCTGATCGCCTCTCTGACCAGCGAGCGTGACAGCCAGGCCGAGGCACTGGATGCGGCACGTACCCGGATCAGCAGTTTCGAGGCGCAGGTCGCGGCGCTGATTTCGGCCCGCGACGATGCGTTGGGGCAGGTGGCGACGCTGGAACAGTCCGAGGCGGCGCTGCAAGAGCGGCAGGCCGAACTTCTGAGCGAACAGGAGGCGCTGAATCTGGCGCTGGCCAGTGCGCGGGAGGAAGTGGACGCACAGGCCGAGGCGGCGCGCCTTGCCGCATCACGTCGCGAGGCGCTGGATGCCCTGGTCGCGGATCTGCGCGCCCGCAACGCCGAAGCCGAGGGCGAGGTCGATGACCTGACGCAGCAGGTGGCGGAGGCCGAGGCGGCGCTGAGCGAGGAAGAGGCAGCGCGTCTGGCCGAAGCGGCGGCTGCCGACCTGCTGCGCGACCGGCTGGAGAACGCGGACGCCGAACTGACCGCGATGACACTCGCGCTGGAGGAACAGCGCCGCAAGGCCGAAGATACCCTGACCCTGCTGGCGGCGGCGCGCGCGGCTGAAAAGGACCTTGATGCCCGGCTGAGCCGGACGCTGTTGCAACTGGAAGAAGCCGAGACGCAAGCGGCGGAAGGATCTCAGGCGCAGCAAACCGCGGCGGAATTGCGCGCCGAGATTGATGCCCTGCAGGCCCGGATGGATGACACCACAGAGACCCTGACCCAGGAACGCGACGACCTGCGGGACCAGCTTGCCCAGGCCGTGGCGGCAAAACTGGCGGCAGAGACCCTGGCAGAGGACACGACCACCGAGGCCGAGAAACGCGCAGCCCTGCTGGCGACGGCGCAGTCGGCACTGGCAGAGGAAAAGTCCACCAGCGCAAAGGCACAACGTGAGACGGAATTGCTCAACCAGCAGGTGGCGGCGCTGCGCCAGCAGCTTGGCAACCTTCAGGCGTTGCTGGACGACGCGGTCGCGCGGGACGCGGCGCAGGCGGTTGAACTGCAATCTCTGGGTTCGGAGCTGAACACGGCGCTGGCTCGGGTGGCCGCCGAACAGCGCCGCCGGGCCGAGTTGGAAGCGGCGGAGCGTGCGCGTCTTGAGGCGCAGACCCAGGACCTGGAGCAGTATCGTTCCGAATTCTTCGGCCGTCTGCGCGATCTGCTGGGCGCGCAGGAAGGGGTGCGGATCGAAGGCGACCGCTTTGTCTTTTCCTCCGAGGTGCTGTTTCCGCCGGGTGGGGCGATACTGTCGCCCGATGGCGAACGCGAGATCGCCAAGGTGGCGGGCATCCTGCGCGCCATCGCCGACGACATCCCGCCGGAGATTGACTGGGTGATCCGCGTGGACGGGCATACCGACAATGTGCCGCTGTCCGGTCTGGGCGAATTCGCGGACAACTGGGAGCTGTCGCAGGCGCGGGCGCTATCGGTTGTAAAGTACATGATCAACGCTCAGGGAATCGCGCCCGACCGGCTGGCTGCGAACGGTTTTGGCCAGTATCAGCCTGTGGCCACCGGCGACAGCGAGGATGCCCGCGCACAGAACCGCCGGATCGAACTGAAATTCACTGAAAAGTAA
- a CDS encoding biopolymer transporter ExbB → MAQPDRATTPQFSQPVRQITLMLVVLALTAVGGFLALPSVFPIFVANPYLNGVIVFVFVIGVLACFYQVFQLIGSVRWIENFASDKPDPDTVAPQLLAPLAQLLRTRGARMQVSATSTRSILDSVATRVDEAREITRYIVNMLIFLGLLGTFYGLATTVPAVVDTIRSLAPSEGEGGVNVFNRLMTGLEAQLGGMGVAFGSSLLGLAGSLVVGLLELFAGHGQNRFYQELEDWLSSITRVGFSAGDDASSDQQMMAGVVDHMAEQMQSLQQMYTQSDISRSMVDEKLGKLADAVDRMTTRMEGRDASAAALERIAEGQERLIGTLEKTGGDGIDAESRMRLRSIDVQMLRILEEISAGRQETMAELRHDISLLAKAVSGGRPASLPRRMRTPDTPDES, encoded by the coding sequence ATGGCGCAGCCAGACCGCGCAACGACACCACAGTTTTCCCAACCGGTCCGCCAGATCACCCTGATGCTGGTGGTGCTGGCCCTGACCGCCGTGGGCGGCTTTCTTGCCCTGCCGTCTGTTTTCCCGATCTTCGTCGCCAACCCCTATCTGAACGGGGTCATTGTATTTGTCTTCGTCATCGGTGTGCTGGCCTGTTTCTATCAGGTCTTTCAGCTGATCGGCTCGGTCCGCTGGATCGAAAACTTCGCCTCGGACAAGCCCGACCCGGACACGGTTGCGCCGCAGCTGCTGGCGCCGCTGGCGCAGCTTTTGCGGACACGCGGTGCGCGGATGCAGGTCAGCGCGACATCGACCCGGTCGATCCTGGATTCCGTTGCCACCCGCGTCGACGAGGCGCGCGAGATCACGCGCTACATCGTCAACATGCTGATTTTCCTCGGCCTTCTGGGGACCTTCTACGGGCTTGCCACCACTGTTCCGGCGGTGGTGGATACCATCCGCAGTCTGGCCCCGTCGGAAGGCGAGGGCGGCGTGAATGTCTTTAACCGCCTGATGACGGGTCTGGAGGCACAGCTTGGCGGTATGGGCGTCGCCTTTGGGTCGTCATTGCTGGGCCTCGCGGGGTCGCTGGTGGTGGGGCTGCTGGAGCTTTTCGCGGGGCACGGGCAGAACCGGTTCTATCAGGAACTCGAAGACTGGCTAAGCTCCATCACCCGCGTCGGCTTTTCTGCCGGCGACGACGCCAGCAGCGATCAACAGATGATGGCGGGCGTGGTCGACCACATGGCAGAGCAGATGCAAAGCCTGCAACAGATGTACACCCAGTCCGACATCAGCCGGTCGATGGTGGATGAAAAGCTGGGCAAGCTGGCCGATGCGGTGGACCGCATGACAACGCGGATGGAGGGGCGCGATGCCTCTGCCGCCGCGCTGGAGCGCATCGCGGAGGGGCAGGAACGGCTGATCGGGACGCTGGAAAAGACCGGCGGCGATGGCATCGACGCAGAAAGCCGCATGCGCCTGCGGTCCATCGACGTTCAGATGCTGCGCATACTCGAAGAAATTTCCGCCGGTCGGCAGGAAACCATGGCGGAACTGCGCCACGACATCTCTTTGTTGGCCAAGGCGGTCTCAGGCGGGCGGCCTGCGTCGCTGCCGCGTCGGATGCGCACACCAGATACCCCGGATGAGAGCTGA
- a CDS encoding prephenate/arogenate dehydrogenase family protein → MAEIYDRVALVGLGLIASSMFWAMRRAGLAGEVTGYARSAETRDTAREIGLCDRVCDSLAEAVEGADLVVLCVPVGVMGDVAAEIAPRLKPGATVTDVGSVKGDVIATVGPHIPEGVHFVPGHPLAGTEHSGPRSGFAELFDNRWCLLVPVPDTDPAAVDRLRRFWEGCGANVDEMDAEHHDRVLAVTSHAPHLIAYTMVGVADDLRRVTDSEVIKYSAGGFRDFTRIAASDPTMWRDVFLSNKDATLEILGRFTEELFALQRAIRQGDGAHLHDYFTRTRAIRKGIIEAGQDTDAPDFGRGGGKK, encoded by the coding sequence ATGGCTGAAATCTACGATCGCGTGGCGCTCGTCGGTCTGGGGCTGATCGCGTCTTCGATGTTCTGGGCCATGCGCCGCGCCGGGCTCGCGGGCGAGGTCACGGGCTATGCCCGCTCCGCCGAAACCCGCGATACCGCACGGGAGATCGGCCTGTGCGACCGTGTCTGCGACAGCCTTGCCGAGGCGGTGGAGGGCGCGGACCTTGTCGTGCTCTGCGTGCCGGTGGGCGTCATGGGGGACGTTGCCGCCGAAATCGCCCCCAGACTCAAGCCCGGTGCCACAGTGACCGACGTCGGTTCGGTCAAGGGCGACGTCATCGCCACGGTGGGGCCCCACATCCCCGAGGGGGTGCATTTCGTCCCCGGCCACCCTTTGGCGGGAACCGAACATTCCGGCCCCCGGTCGGGCTTTGCCGAGCTCTTCGACAACCGCTGGTGCCTGCTGGTGCCGGTGCCGGACACGGACCCCGCCGCCGTCGACCGGCTGCGCCGCTTCTGGGAAGGCTGCGGCGCCAATGTGGATGAGATGGACGCCGAACATCACGACCGCGTCCTTGCCGTGACCAGCCATGCGCCCCACCTGATCGCCTATACGATGGTGGGCGTCGCCGACGATCTGCGCCGAGTCACCGACAGTGAGGTCATCAAATACTCCGCCGGCGGTTTCCGTGATTTCACGCGCATTGCAGCCTCGGACCCGACCATGTGGCGCGACGTGTTCCTGTCGAACAAGGACGCCACGCTGGAGATCCTGGGGCGCTTCACGGAAGAGTTGTTTGCCCTGCAGCGGGCGATCCGGCAGGGTGATGGCGCGCATCTGCACGATTATTTCACCCGCACCCGCGCGATCCGCAAAGGGATCATCGAAGCGGGGCAGGACACGGATGCGCCTGATTTCGGCCGGGGAGGAGGCAAGAAATGA
- a CDS encoding thioesterase family protein translates to MQVPFKTTRMLNFGDCDISGTAYFPSYLNILNGVNEEFWLHLGWPWHRIIWEERWGTPTVHLSSDFSSPSFFGEELTFEVHVRKVGRSSVTMYHEISCNGEKRWSSTQVLAASDLDKHISIPWPDDVRQALEACLPKGDSPQD, encoded by the coding sequence ATGCAAGTACCGTTCAAGACCACCCGTATGCTGAACTTCGGCGACTGCGACATATCCGGCACCGCCTATTTTCCGTCCTACCTCAACATTCTCAACGGTGTGAACGAAGAATTCTGGCTGCATCTCGGATGGCCCTGGCACCGCATCATCTGGGAGGAACGCTGGGGCACGCCGACGGTCCACCTGTCCTCGGACTTTTCCAGCCCTTCGTTCTTCGGCGAAGAGCTGACCTTCGAAGTCCACGTCAGGAAAGTCGGTCGCTCTTCGGTCACGATGTACCACGAGATCAGCTGCAACGGCGAGAAACGCTGGTCCAGCACCCAGGTCCTGGCGGCCTCGGACCTCGACAAGCACATCTCCATCCCTTGGCCGGACGATGTTCGGCAGGCGCTGGAGGCTTGCCTGCCAAAAGGCGACAGCCCGCAGGATTGA
- the hisC gene encoding histidinol-phosphate transaminase, producing the protein MTQISPQPGIMDIELYKGGASHVAGVQNVVKLSSNENPLGPSEAAMEAFRRAAFTLHRYPSTDHAGLRQAIAEVLDLEADNIICGAGSDEIIALLCQAYAGPGGEVIHTEHGFGMYKINALAAGATPVEVRERERVTDVDNILAACGPKTALVFIANPNNPTATMIAPGEVARLADALPPQALLVLDGAYAEYVDGYDGGASLVETRENVIMTRTFSKIYGLGGLRVGWGYGPRHVIDVLNRVRGPFNLSQAALDAAEAAIRDVAYVDHCRAENARMRSWMADALAEIGVPSDVSLTNFVLARFSGPEEAAACNAHLTAQGLLVRPSANYNLPHCLRITVGDEPSCRRVVHAVRQFKNGEAHG; encoded by the coding sequence ATGACACAGATTTCGCCGCAGCCCGGCATCATGGACATCGAGCTCTACAAGGGCGGGGCGAGCCATGTGGCCGGTGTCCAGAATGTGGTCAAGCTCAGCTCCAACGAAAACCCTCTGGGTCCGTCCGAAGCGGCGATGGAAGCGTTCCGCAGGGCGGCCTTTACCCTGCACCGCTATCCTTCCACCGATCACGCGGGCCTGCGGCAGGCCATCGCCGAGGTTTTGGACCTGGAGGCCGACAATATCATCTGCGGCGCCGGGTCGGACGAGATCATCGCGCTGCTGTGCCAGGCCTACGCCGGTCCGGGCGGAGAGGTGATACATACCGAACACGGCTTTGGCATGTACAAGATCAACGCATTGGCTGCAGGGGCCACCCCGGTCGAGGTCCGCGAACGCGAGCGCGTGACCGACGTCGACAATATCCTGGCTGCCTGCGGGCCAAAGACGGCACTGGTGTTCATCGCAAATCCCAACAACCCGACCGCCACCATGATCGCTCCGGGCGAAGTGGCGCGGCTGGCGGATGCCCTGCCGCCGCAGGCGCTGCTGGTGCTTGACGGGGCCTATGCGGAATATGTCGATGGCTACGACGGCGGCGCTTCTCTGGTCGAGACGCGCGAGAACGTCATCATGACCCGGACCTTTTCCAAGATCTACGGTCTGGGTGGCCTCCGGGTCGGCTGGGGCTACGGGCCGCGTCACGTGATCGACGTGCTGAACCGCGTCCGGGGGCCGTTCAACCTGTCCCAGGCGGCGCTGGACGCGGCAGAGGCCGCGATCCGCGATGTCGCCTATGTCGACCATTGCCGGGCCGAAAACGCGCGGATGCGCAGCTGGATGGCCGATGCGCTGGCCGAAATCGGCGTTCCTTCGGACGTGTCGCTGACCAACTTCGTGCTGGCCCGCTTCTCCGGTCCCGAAGAGGCCGCCGCCTGCAACGCACATCTGACGGCGCAGGGTTTGCTGGTGCGACCCTCCGCGAACTACAACCTGCCGCACTGCCTACGGATCACCGTGGGCGACGAACCGTCCTGCCGCAGGGTGGTTCACGCGGTCCGCCAGTTCAAGAATGGTGAGGCGCATGGCTGA
- a CDS encoding extensin family protein, whose translation MKRFGVAACVVVAMATLTHAQAPDGSLRPVPRAAPAVPAAPVSSADAAGGLVLAEQAEPERRGLFRSLRPLFRSRKVEKAAREQRALLRKGAVCGDLAIQGEAVGRVRGNLRGCGVENAVKVRAVSGVRLSTGAVMDCTTANALKVWMDRAAKPALAGKGGGLRSIRVAAHYACRGRNNQKGAKISEHGKGRAIDISGFVLNDGHEVSVLRGWNARGYSTALRRMHQAACGPFGTVLGPDANKFHRDHFHFDTARYRSGSYCR comes from the coding sequence ATGAAACGGTTCGGGGTGGCCGCATGCGTCGTGGTGGCGATGGCCACGCTCACGCATGCGCAGGCCCCGGATGGTTCGCTGCGCCCGGTGCCACGCGCGGCACCTGCCGTGCCCGCCGCGCCGGTCAGCTCTGCCGATGCCGCGGGCGGGCTGGTCCTTGCCGAGCAGGCCGAACCCGAACGCCGGGGCCTGTTCAGGTCATTGCGCCCGCTCTTCCGGTCCCGAAAGGTCGAAAAAGCCGCCCGCGAGCAGCGCGCCCTGCTGAGAAAGGGGGCGGTCTGCGGTGATCTGGCGATCCAGGGCGAGGCGGTGGGCCGCGTCCGGGGCAATTTGCGCGGCTGCGGCGTGGAGAACGCCGTAAAGGTCCGTGCGGTGTCGGGTGTCAGGCTCAGCACCGGCGCGGTGATGGATTGTACCACCGCCAATGCGTTGAAGGTCTGGATGGACCGTGCCGCCAAACCGGCGCTCGCAGGCAAGGGGGGCGGGCTGCGCTCCATCCGTGTCGCCGCGCATTACGCCTGCCGGGGGCGGAACAACCAGAAGGGCGCCAAGATATCCGAGCACGGCAAGGGCCGGGCGATCGACATTTCCGGCTTTGTGCTGAACGACGGTCACGAGGTCAGCGTGCTTCGGGGCTGGAATGCACGCGGCTATTCGACGGCGCTGCGCCGGATGCACCAGGCCGCCTGCGGCCCCTTCGGTACGGTGCTGGGTCCAGACGCCAACAAGTTCCATCGCGACCATTTCCATTTCGACACGGCACGCTATCGGTCCGGCAGCTACTGCCGCTGA
- a CDS encoding gamma-glutamylcyclotransferase produces MEMWVFGYGSLLWNPGFDVAESVIGTLPGYARSFCMRSIHHRGSVEEPGLVLALDEQPDRACTGIALRVAPGQEAATLAYLRERELISSAYLEKNLDVDLEDGRRVRAVVYVIDETHEQYCGGLPLEEQAQIIARAVGGRGPNPEYLYNTASHLAEIGLQDPELDWLHERVRHLTS; encoded by the coding sequence ATGGAAATGTGGGTGTTCGGATACGGGTCGCTGTTGTGGAATCCGGGGTTCGACGTGGCGGAAAGCGTGATCGGCACTTTGCCGGGATACGCGCGGTCCTTTTGCATGCGGTCGATCCACCATCGCGGCAGCGTCGAGGAACCCGGACTGGTCCTTGCGCTTGACGAACAACCGGACCGCGCCTGCACCGGCATCGCCCTGCGCGTGGCACCGGGGCAGGAAGCGGCGACGCTGGCGTACCTGCGCGAACGGGAACTGATCTCCTCTGCCTATCTGGAAAAGAACCTGGATGTGGATCTGGAGGACGGCAGGCGGGTGCGCGCGGTGGTATACGTCATCGACGAGACTCACGAACAATATTGCGGGGGGCTGCCGCTAGAGGAACAGGCGCAGATCATCGCGCGGGCTGTCGGCGGGCGCGGCCCGAATCCGGAATACCTTTACAACACCGCCAGCCACCTGGCCGAGATCGGCCTGCAGGACCCCGAACTGGACTGGCTGCACGAAAGGGTGAGGCACCTGACCTCATAA
- a CDS encoding DUF2125 domain-containing protein has translation MRRLLISLISLALLWCLWWAAASYGLREGVTALLRDRRAAGWQAEAGIVQSGFPLHLGTTLEGLTLSDPAAGNALTAERVDLSAPAWWPGYVTMKVPETPMTITLSGQPFRLRAQDAALGLRLYPGPALALERAEVEGGEFLLSTAQGALLSGDGLSLSATRETDDPRYALRLETRAVSPGDVTRGLLNLPDDWPRAFDALALNGTVEFDRPLDRRLLNGPTPQPRLIVLDSVDLRWGALEIGGEGRVSVDERGIPTGDVVLRLAQWQRVLDLVSETGMLTPTQRSQAQLLMGGLANIGGQNGDLQVTLSFADGQMSLGPIQLGPAPRIVLR, from the coding sequence ATGCGCAGGCTGCTGATATCGCTGATATCGCTCGCCCTCTTGTGGTGCCTGTGGTGGGCGGCGGCCAGTTACGGGCTGCGCGAGGGGGTGACGGCGCTGCTGCGGGACCGCCGCGCGGCGGGCTGGCAGGCGGAGGCGGGGATCGTGCAATCAGGCTTCCCGCTGCACCTCGGGACGACGCTGGAGGGGCTGACGCTTTCGGACCCTGCAGCCGGCAACGCGCTGACAGCAGAGCGGGTCGACCTGTCGGCGCCCGCATGGTGGCCCGGCTACGTGACGATGAAGGTTCCCGAAACGCCGATGACGATCACGCTGTCCGGCCAGCCATTCCGCCTGCGCGCGCAGGACGCCGCCCTGGGGCTGAGGCTGTATCCGGGCCCGGCGCTGGCGCTGGAACGCGCGGAAGTCGAAGGCGGAGAGTTCCTGCTGAGCACAGCGCAGGGGGCCTTGCTGAGCGGGGACGGCCTGTCGCTGAGCGCGACCCGGGAAACGGATGACCCGCGCTATGCCCTTCGGCTGGAGACGCGGGCGGTTTCCCCCGGAGATGTCACCCGCGGCCTGCTGAACCTGCCCGACGACTGGCCACGCGCGTTCGATGCGCTGGCGCTGAACGGCACGGTCGAATTTGACCGCCCGCTGGACCGCAGGCTGCTGAACGGCCCTACGCCGCAGCCCCGCCTGATCGTCCTCGACAGCGTCGATCTGCGCTGGGGCGCGCTGGAGATTGGCGGCGAAGGCCGCGTGTCGGTGGATGAGCGGGGCATTCCCACCGGCGACGTGGTCCTGCGCCTCGCCCAATGGCAGCGGGTGCTGGACCTGGTCTCGGAGACCGGCATGCTGACCCCGACACAGCGCAGCCAGGCCCAGCTGTTGATGGGGGGGCTGGCCAATATCGGGGGGCAGAACGGCGATCTGCAGGTTACGCTGTCCTTTGCCGACGGGCAGATGTCGCTTGGCCCGATCCAGCTTGGCCCGGCACCCCGCATCGTGCTGCGGTAG
- a CDS encoding homospermidine synthase, translated as MTTYPTYGRIDGPVVIIGFGSIGRGTLPLIERHFDYDADQLVVIEPDAGVHTFLSQRKIRHIAEKVTRDNYRDLLGDLFKDGKGFCVNLSVDTSSLDIMKYCRELGVLYIDTVVEPWEGFYFETQNNAERTNYALRQRVRDEAAANPGGPTAVSCCGANPGMVSWFVKEALLTLARDTGRDLTTPETRAGWATLMQSLGVKGVHIAERDTQARRMPRPRGTFVNTWSVEGFIAEGFQPAELGWGTHETWMPENAHSYDSGCQAAIWFERPGAITRVHTWCPTPGPQFGFLVTHNEAVSISDYYTVGEAAAPEFRPTCHYAYHPSDDAVLSLHEMFGSGVTQTKHHIMEPDEISEGIDELGVLLYGHEKNALWYGSRLSNAEAVELAPYQNATGLQVSSAVLAGMVWALENPTAGIVETDEMDHARCLEVQRPYLGPVEAHYTDWTPLQNRWELFPEDIDESDPWLFRNVLAS; from the coding sequence ATGACAACATACCCCACCTACGGGCGCATCGACGGCCCCGTCGTGATCATCGGCTTCGGCTCCATCGGGCGGGGCACGCTGCCTCTGATCGAACGGCATTTCGATTACGACGCCGATCAGCTGGTGGTGATCGAGCCGGACGCAGGCGTGCACACCTTTCTCAGCCAGCGCAAGATCCGCCACATCGCTGAAAAGGTCACGCGGGATAATTACCGCGACCTGCTGGGCGACCTGTTCAAGGATGGCAAGGGGTTCTGTGTGAACCTCAGCGTGGATACCTCCAGCCTGGATATCATGAAATACTGCCGCGAGCTGGGGGTGCTCTATATCGACACGGTGGTGGAGCCGTGGGAAGGGTTCTACTTCGAAACCCAGAACAACGCGGAGCGGACGAACTACGCCCTGCGCCAGCGGGTCCGGGATGAGGCCGCGGCCAACCCCGGCGGCCCGACGGCCGTGTCCTGCTGCGGGGCCAATCCGGGGATGGTCAGCTGGTTCGTGAAAGAGGCGCTGCTGACGCTGGCGCGCGACACGGGCAGGGACCTGACCACGCCGGAAACGCGCGCGGGCTGGGCGACGCTGATGCAGTCTCTGGGGGTCAAGGGCGTGCACATCGCCGAGCGCGACACGCAGGCCCGCCGCATGCCCCGCCCCCGCGGGACCTTCGTCAATACCTGGTCGGTGGAGGGTTTCATCGCCGAAGGGTTCCAGCCTGCCGAACTGGGCTGGGGCACGCATGAGACCTGGATGCCCGAGAACGCGCACAGCTATGACAGCGGCTGTCAGGCGGCGATCTGGTTCGAACGTCCCGGCGCGATCACACGGGTTCACACCTGGTGCCCCACGCCGGGGCCGCAGTTTGGCTTTCTCGTGACCCATAACGAGGCCGTGTCGATATCGGATTACTACACCGTGGGCGAGGCCGCCGCGCCGGAGTTCCGCCCCACCTGCCACTACGCCTATCACCCGTCCGACGACGCGGTGCTGTCCCTGCACGAGATGTTCGGCTCGGGCGTGACGCAGACCAAGCACCACATCATGGAGCCGGACGAGATCAGCGAAGGCATCGACGAGCTGGGCGTGCTGCTTTATGGCCACGAAAAGAATGCGCTCTGGTACGGCTCCCGTCTCAGCAACGCCGAAGCGGTCGAACTCGCCCCCTATCAGAACGCGACCGGGTTGCAGGTCAGCTCCGCCGTGCTGGCCGGGATGGTCTGGGCGCTGGAGAACCCGACCGCCGGCATCGTCGAGACGGACGAGATGGATCATGCCCGCTGCCTTGAGGTCCAGCGTCCCTACCTTGGCCCGGTCGAGGCGCATTACACGGACTGGACGCCGCTGCAGAACCGGTGGGAGCTTTTCCCCGAGGACATCGACGAGAGCGATCCCTGGCTCTTCCGCAACGTGCTGGCCAGCTGA
- the rpsD gene encoding 30S ribosomal protein S4, with protein sequence MTKRTAAKHKIDRRMGENIWGRPKSPVNRREYGPGQHGQRRKGKLSDFGIQLRAKQKLKGYYGDLTEKQFRRIYGEAERVKGDTGENLIGLLERRLDAVVYRAKFVATVFAARQFVNHGHVRVNGRKVNIPSYRVKEGDVIEVRDRSKQMVALLEATQLPERDVPDYIEADHSKMTATFVRTPALGDVPYPVMMEPNLVVEFYAKN encoded by the coding sequence GTGACCAAACGCACCGCTGCCAAGCACAAGATCGACCGCCGCATGGGCGAAAACATCTGGGGCCGTCCGAAGTCCCCGGTCAACCGCCGCGAATACGGCCCCGGCCAGCACGGCCAGCGCCGCAAGGGCAAGCTTTCCGATTTCGGCATTCAGCTGCGCGCCAAGCAGAAGCTCAAAGGCTACTACGGCGACCTGACCGAAAAGCAATTCCGCCGCATTTATGGTGAAGCCGAGCGCGTCAAGGGCGACACCGGTGAGAACCTGATCGGTCTGCTGGAGCGTCGCCTGGACGCCGTGGTCTACCGCGCCAAGTTCGTGGCGACCGTGTTCGCCGCGCGCCAGTTCGTGAACCACGGACACGTCCGCGTGAACGGTCGCAAGGTGAACATCCCCTCCTACCGCGTGAAAGAGGGTGACGTGATCGAGGTCCGCGACCGGTCCAAGCAGATGGTCGCGCTGCTGGAAGCCACCCAGCTGCCCGAGCGCGACGTGCCCGATTACATCGAGGCGGACCACTCCAAGATGACCGCGACGTTCGTTCGCACACCCGCGCTGGGCGACGTGCCCTATCCGGTGATGATGGAACCGAACCTGGTCGTCGAATTCTACGCGAAGAACTAA